One region of Epilithonimonas zeae genomic DNA includes:
- a CDS encoding ABC transporter ATP-binding protein, with product MKALKTLNPYFWKHRVLLFWGFLFIILSNFFAIYKIQYIGQTINIIEKNYSTLNLSSDLNIIDNVKNNWTYFRIIFINSGILIGCSLLSGFFTFMMRQTIIVASRRIEYELKNKIYRHYQELSITDYKKTTIGDLLNRLSEDVVAIRMYLGPGVMYVVNLIILLIITSSYMFMTDLQMTLWTLVPLPILSYGIYKVSDIINKKSKVMQKSQSGISTFVQDSFSGIRVVKFFSKERYIEKNYGIKVKDYQDKALDLARTEAYFFTIIIFVIGLLNVAILYIGGQKYIAGEMSVGTIADFFMYINMLIFPFSMLGWVTSVNQRADASMQRVNEFLDMKSDIINTNNEVYPITGEIEFRNVSYTYPNTGIKAIENLSFKIDAGKSLAIMGKTGSGKSTIAQLLCRLIDPDEGEILIDGKNLKTHNLKLYRDQLGYTPQESYLFSDTIENNIGFAVDNPNRDLVVEMAKKADVHKNIEEFKEQYKTMVGERGVMLSGGQKQRICIARAMIKQPNILIFDDCLSALDTETEENILQNIDNDIKTTTSIIITHRESSAKRADEILYLN from the coding sequence ATGAAAGCTTTAAAAACACTGAATCCCTATTTCTGGAAACATCGCGTCTTACTTTTTTGGGGATTTTTATTCATCATTCTGAGTAACTTTTTTGCGATCTACAAAATCCAATATATCGGACAGACTATCAATATTATCGAAAAAAATTACTCAACATTAAACCTATCATCTGACCTTAATATCATTGATAATGTTAAAAATAACTGGACTTACTTCAGAATAATTTTCATCAATTCCGGAATTTTAATTGGCTGTTCCCTGCTTTCTGGTTTTTTCACATTTATGATGAGACAAACCATTATTGTGGCATCCAGAAGAATTGAATATGAATTGAAGAACAAAATCTATCGCCATTATCAGGAACTTTCCATCACAGATTACAAAAAGACAACAATTGGAGACCTGCTGAACCGATTGAGTGAGGACGTTGTGGCCATCAGAATGTATCTCGGTCCTGGCGTAATGTACGTTGTGAATTTGATTATTTTGTTGATCATTACCAGCTCTTATATGTTTATGACGGATTTGCAGATGACGCTTTGGACTTTGGTTCCGCTACCAATTCTGTCTTACGGAATCTACAAAGTGAGCGACATTATTAATAAAAAATCGAAGGTAATGCAGAAAAGCCAGTCCGGCATTTCAACTTTTGTACAAGACAGTTTTTCGGGGATCCGTGTAGTGAAGTTCTTTAGCAAAGAAAGATATATTGAGAAAAATTATGGAATCAAAGTAAAAGATTATCAGGACAAAGCACTTGACTTAGCCAGAACTGAGGCTTACTTTTTCACGATTATCATTTTCGTTATCGGACTTCTTAATGTAGCGATTCTATACATTGGCGGACAAAAATATATTGCAGGAGAAATGAGTGTCGGAACAATTGCAGATTTCTTTATGTACATTAATATGTTGATTTTTCCTTTCTCGATGTTGGGCTGGGTAACTTCTGTCAATCAAAGAGCAGATGCCAGTATGCAACGTGTCAATGAGTTTTTGGATATGAAATCTGATATTATTAATACCAATAATGAAGTTTATCCAATCACTGGAGAAATTGAATTCCGAAATGTGAGTTACACTTATCCAAATACAGGAATCAAAGCTATCGAAAATCTAAGTTTTAAAATTGACGCTGGAAAATCTCTCGCAATAATGGGTAAAACCGGAAGTGGAAAATCTACCATTGCACAATTGCTTTGCCGACTAATTGACCCGGATGAAGGTGAAATCCTCATCGATGGAAAGAATCTGAAAACTCATAATCTGAAACTTTATCGAGACCAATTAGGCTATACACCACAAGAAAGTTATCTTTTTTCTGATACGATAGAGAACAATATTGGATTCGCTGTTGATAACCCAAATCGTGACTTGGTGGTAGAAATGGCGAAAAAAGCAGATGTCCACAAAAATATAGAAGAGTTCAAAGAGCAATACAAAACGATGGTTGGCGAACGCGGTGTAATGCTTTCTGGTGGGCAGAAACAGAGAATTTGCATTGCCAGAGCGATGATAAAACAACCGAATATTCTAATCTTTGATGATTGTCTTTCTGCCTTGGATACAGAAACAGAGGAAAACATCTTGCAGAATATTGATAACGACATCAAAACTACTACTTCTATCATAATAACTCACAGAGAATCAAGCGCGAAAAGAGCTGACGAAATTTTATATCTCAATTAA
- the mqo gene encoding malate dehydrogenase (quinone), producing MNPKPKYDIALVGGGIMSATLATMLHEFDPSLEIAIFERLEKVAKESSSAWNNAGTGHSAFCELNYTPEKEGKIDIKKAEYIAEQFEVSKQFWSYLINKGIIDNPKEFINSCTHMSFVFGEKDVNYLKKRHEALQKSPLFQGMEYSDNHQQLEEWLPLMMQKRMATDKLAATKMDQGTDVDFGSLTTKLIDHLKKTESVEVFTYHEVKDVEADGNGGWNLKVKDRQNLHKQTVNAKFVFIGAGGYALPLLESSGIEESKGYGGFPVSGQWLVTTNPELVEKHHAKVYTQATVGAPPMSVPHLDLRIIDGQKALLFGPFAGFSTKFLKEGSYLDLPESVNFKNIRSLFGAWWHNMPLTRYLIQQVTMSKSQRMSHLRDFVKDAKEEDWELKHAGQRVQIIKKDRFEGGRLEFGTEVVVNKDKNIASLLGASPGASTSAFAMIMVLENCFADKLKTDWKNKLVEMVPSYGKKLAEHPELINEIRDYSKEKLELEY from the coding sequence ATGAATCCAAAACCTAAATACGATATTGCGTTGGTAGGCGGTGGAATTATGAGTGCAACTTTGGCAACAATGCTTCACGAATTTGACCCGAGTCTGGAAATTGCAATTTTCGAAAGACTGGAAAAAGTGGCCAAAGAGAGTTCTTCTGCTTGGAACAACGCTGGAACAGGACATTCTGCTTTCTGCGAACTGAATTATACGCCTGAGAAAGAAGGCAAAATCGATATCAAAAAAGCGGAATATATCGCAGAACAATTTGAAGTTTCTAAGCAATTCTGGTCTTATTTAATCAACAAAGGAATTATTGACAATCCGAAGGAATTCATCAATTCCTGTACACATATGAGCTTCGTCTTTGGAGAAAAGGATGTGAATTATCTTAAGAAAAGGCACGAAGCTTTGCAAAAATCACCTTTGTTCCAAGGAATGGAATATTCTGATAATCATCAACAATTAGAAGAATGGCTTCCGCTAATGATGCAGAAAAGAATGGCGACAGACAAACTGGCTGCTACGAAAATGGATCAGGGAACCGATGTCGATTTTGGAAGTTTAACTACGAAATTGATAGACCATCTCAAAAAAACGGAGTCTGTAGAAGTTTTCACTTACCACGAAGTAAAAGATGTGGAAGCGGATGGGAACGGAGGCTGGAATCTGAAAGTGAAAGACAGACAGAACCTACATAAACAAACTGTGAATGCAAAATTTGTTTTCATTGGTGCTGGTGGATACGCACTTCCACTTTTGGAAAGTTCTGGAATTGAAGAAAGCAAAGGTTACGGTGGTTTCCCTGTGAGTGGACAATGGCTGGTAACAACCAATCCTGAGTTAGTGGAAAAACATCACGCAAAGGTTTATACACAAGCAACTGTTGGTGCTCCGCCAATGTCAGTTCCGCATCTTGACCTAAGAATTATTGATGGTCAAAAAGCATTGTTGTTTGGACCTTTTGCAGGATTTTCGACTAAGTTTTTGAAAGAAGGAAGTTATCTGGATTTGCCGGAAAGCGTGAATTTCAAAAATATCCGTTCTCTGTTTGGCGCTTGGTGGCACAATATGCCTTTGACAAGATATTTGATTCAGCAGGTGACGATGAGCAAATCTCAGAGAATGTCGCACCTGAGAGACTTTGTGAAAGATGCCAAAGAAGAAGATTGGGAATTGAAACACGCCGGACAAAGAGTTCAAATTATCAAAAAAGACAGATTCGAAGGTGGAAGATTGGAGTTCGGGACAGAAGTGGTTGTGAACAAAGACAAAAATATCGCATCACTTTTGGGGGCATCTCCGGGAGCTAGTACTTCTGCATTTGCAATGATCATGGTTTTGGAAAACTGTTTTGCTGATAAGTTGAAAACCGATTGGAAAAACAAATTGGTAGAAATGGTTCCTAGTTATGGGAAGAAATTAGCAGAACATCCGGAACTCATCAACGAAATAAGAGATTATTCTAAAGAGAAATTAGAATTGGAATATTAA